The sequence TAGATAAATCCAGCATTTTCTCCCATTTACCATCAGTCTTAAATTCTTGATTCTTATTAGAGCTCCCAAGTACAATTTTAAATCCTTTCCTTGACTCTGATCTTTTTTTTGCATTAAATAATGCGCCTGTAATATTACTTCTTTGATCAGAGTCTAATAAACATAAGACTTCAATAAAAATTCTCACATTCATACCAGGAACAAGTCTCATACGGGTAACAATAGCAGCTGCATTTACTGTAGAGCCAACATCACTAGAATTTTGTCCTCCATCTACTCCCACAATATTTTTTGGAATTGCTTGATCACCAATCTTTAGTGAATCTAAAAATATTCGGCTATCATTATCAGCTCCCGATGGTGCTCCCATACAACTTGCTGGATTAGTCGCAATACTTACTGGTCTTCTTTCTAAAACATCTTCT is a genomic window of Francisella sp. LA112445 containing:
- the iglC gene encoding type VI secretion system tube protein IglC; this translates as MGQVKREDVLERRPVSIATNPASCMGAPSGADNDSRIFLDSLKIGDQAIPKNIVGVDGGQNSSDVGSTVNAAAIVTRMRLVPGMNVRIFIEVLCLLDSDQRSNITGALFNAKKRSESRKGFKIVLGSSNKNQEFKTDGKWEKMLDLSSLELYPSSKFHYEVYTDEQAGDVNDGGLAETYISLEGLTTDKQLLDCVHDMSTEKGQIVLNYKKGG